From a region of the Novipirellula artificiosorum genome:
- a CDS encoding DUF6597 domain-containing transcriptional factor: MRYQEYKPTIELASWIKLFWVFESRSNDPVPEKIVADGFPELVIHFRSPFAAVV; encoded by the coding sequence ATGCGATACCAAGAGTACAAACCGACAATCGAGCTTGCTTCCTGGATCAAGTTGTTCTGGGTTTTTGAAAGTCGTTCGAACGATCCGGTTCCGGAAAAAATTGTTGCCGACGGCTTTCCTGAACTCGTCATTCATTTTCGTTCGCCCTTTGCAGCAGTAGTCTAG
- a CDS encoding Ig-like domain-containing protein: MFSRRPHRTATTRRTQRRNFRRSILELLERRVMLAADMDFGDAPAPYPTLIAQSGASHWAVGPKLGALRDVEVDGQPSLSADGDSVDEDGVTFGTYRVGQLDASVVVDVQNAASGAMLDAWIDFNADGSFDGARERIADSTSVINGENSILFDLPSDAVSGVPLVARFRLSTAGGLGPRGTAADGEVEDHLIVIASPLGTGSFIQGGQNLGFSITAALGDLDNDGDLDVFAVGDDSIVLNQGGAQGGQLGVFVASGQSLTDENSTSVALSDIDGDGDIDAIVSSVGANANRILLNQGGAQGGSLGAFSEAAHDLGNQNVIDIKLGDFDGDGDLDAFLVREFEPDRVWVNQGGGQAGVEGTFIDSGQSLGGGSVKVALGDLDGDGDLDAFVVNKEYYYSRNKIWLNQGGLQGGPAGVFAESGQVLADAYSRDVELGDVDGDGDLDAMIANGDGASRLVLNQGGIQGGSEGVFVDSGQLFTASVQSAEMGDIDGDDDLDLILTGRNLPGSTHVWINAGGAQGGSLGSFTEVFHGLTDSHSWDVAVGNLNGIDGLDVLFAAAQSTIWFNAPPSNLPPIANADSASVAEDDVVVIDVLANDSPGAGESAQTLRILQANANNGTVSINANGTLNYAPNADYFGADQIDYVIEDDNLDGNLPNPLTANGAVFITITEVNDPPVANTVSLGLTSRQALFFVLGNDLAGPSNESQQTLALVSASANFGSVTINSNGALTYTANESFVDQDTITYTIADNGTTSGVADPRTTLGTIDVTVAVPPVAAELVGTDLLAQLSPFSGGVTVRQIDGIISFDGLETGFDANLVSDITITGSSYHDDIRIIDADSVHEPFQAWFHIYGENGDDTITLPTTQFAGAAVPEGRNEIWDLHGSSHIFGSNVADFIDVSGPFSQSSLIFGNAGDDEIIGGRRRDEIYGGSGNDNITGGPASSILINSGDVIDGGEGNDQIHGGGGPGDVLRGGAGDDTLRVDFHQNTNGSDFLSASVYGDDGNDVLIAADYGVNLLYGGNGNDHLYAGVDGLQSLLGEDGDDVLHGNIGIDGLHGGDGNDELHGGAGDDYLSGGAGNDSLFGQSGNDRVFGDGGADILHGDDGNDELDGGDDDDVIYGGLGLDFIQGGSGNDQLFGTLFDPLLNPEDDLSDDDNRIEGGAGDDTIVGGAGNDVLLGGDGTDTIVGGKGEDAIYGQDGDDALYGGDGNDWLVGGPGADSIEAGAGDDTFAFYESGQTGDLLAGDDGFDTVLNTARFSGNLQLAEFHSFEWGIEAVDAAGQRIVGTDEANVLDFSEVALVNVLGVYGAGGDDVISASAVTPGISYYGEAGADVLNGTDNDDHFNGGDGDDSLFGRAGNDLIDAGYGDDYVDAGSGDDEVFGDLGDDTIRGGLGNDVIDGGEGNDNINGNSGNDIVDGSSGDDLLDGGDGNDIVSGGLGADLVAGGLGDDLLYGSVEGGTKWDDDTLVGGNGNDILRGGPNSVLFGDEGDDDVTGFIWRSNFSGAVYGASTISGGLGNDTLRNGYLLESGDVNFTLTDNSLSGLGTDTLSEILAAQLTGGPSPNSFDVSGFSGRATVYGEGGNDLFVVDLTFATKTPYVHGGGGSDKIQVTGQSINLSDSKLNGAALSSIESAKMLGTESGDSLFAYFFSGTTEIWGLGGDDHLTPGLGNAIIHAGNGDDFVQGGKGTSDVVVYGGEGDDTLFGNPGNDQLYGEGGQDYLFGSFGDDRLWGGDGNDYIYGEQGNDTVYGGPGDDSLHGNEGNDTLRGEDGNDEIWSGAGNDTVYGGNGHDQIRGEGGGDTIYGDAGNDLLYGNDGGDAIYGGPGNDELQGGNHDDILYGDAGNDLLIGDDGNDVIRGGSGDDQLQGGNHDDVLYGNAGDDTLFGEDGIDQLFGGSGSDLLLGGSGNDVLDGAEGPATRGGFSLTGGPDIDELQGGPGDDLLLGSASRDLLFGQDGNDKLEGWSGNDQLIGGFGNDVLQGDWGNDILLGGFGNDFLDGSTGFDSMYGNQGFDQIISEGIGDIIDFGPDDLPKADLTNASVRNELIEYLDNYSGNSGSVDLGTLVYDKTNSLVSGSYTVHYKHKWSSGITVLSGSYSGRFDYRWSDNTMVFADVNIKIAGQLVGKLSVDTIIDILINLGTDIAFLNTQLDVFAADAIDWGIAGQNFLWNSLTKNNYPEKQTQFLRNNPSYSANDVYFASESLVNWMGPETIAKYAAAFATTGGVGASYIGLEIKQYAVNEAKSMGIWLVSKGWAGGALLIQSLSEYVEHAISITLGNGGTPIDNPFFKGDSFAVSYNYLLGGGSTHKAFGFVFSNSVPSVDGGGKANNGYLVGSTAYFDSNLNGVLDPNEPWTLTDSKGDFEIKVPAVFDSNANNLLDDDEGQWVVFGGTDSSTGLPAVSQLSAPASWSVVSPLTTLVSLLRTNYGMSSSDATGRVRQALGLAEVDLSTLDPIAGTIAGQPDAPEVFAAHARVQDTIAQSVAVLERVAGSYGSPQMAQELLATLASRIAVSGSMLDLGDVALLESILQEVETNRGVAIPDEMRTGTAAVIAAGNQLIDAIPVVGDISYLTQVAKVKTLSQGVASEELKQAALGQQDVAAVVANLSGESLAAQVEAIGPVLSLVAPSFVLFEATSAVGAAVSFTATATNLAGQSVPVNCAPNSGAVFPLGSTTVTCSTTEGGVDGLASFEVMVQDTTAPEITILSSVYVETSDTTGTFVDFDVPSAVDLVTPNITVECDASPGLFPVGTTLVTCTAVDAAGNVSSESFTITVVAINHPPLASDISHITHEDFGTISLDLLAASGAMDTDAMDTLSLNGLWQVSGRAIEFIQLGDSLLFDTNQFNDLAAGETQTLLFSFTISDDSGKENATATASATVTIEGRNDVPDVVVVANAVTVDEGQIALNSGNWSDADTSDIVTFTASVGTVAKDAGGGWSWIHNASDGPEQSQTVTVSASDGNGVVTDTTFELTVKNVAPAVGTIMIQADPVAATTLIDVSASFSDPGSADTHTAFWDWGDGSTSVGSVSMTAGSGLVSGSHAYASAGVYTVQLTVTDNDMGSAHSIYQYVVIYDPSAGFVTGGGWIQSPAGAFAADPTLTGKASFGFNSKYKKGASVPVGNTEFQFKIADFKFKSTSYEWLVVSGAKARFRGVGSVNGVGDYAFELTAWDGQANGGDGTDRFRIKIWNSNQGNGVIYDNLLGASDDDNPTALGGGSIVIHKESKALMAEAKAATKKPQSVLTQAMLSQAVDQVSKAWRDAGVDAHTSVELQRIHIEVADLPDATLGISSDTDYVWIDRDAAGYGWRLDTMGGWDSSVSDGMDLLSVVAHEMGHKVGLDHSDDERDVMAATLAAGVRRLALPEEHVEAFYLELASPQSLSASVSRSSLQHDVRLRQKESKEFQAHDQLFATLIASSRKPDLRAPAVRLGSVFHNWNEFDSGDEGLLPQDLIEEIAMVCLNWR; this comes from the coding sequence ATGTTTTCTCGAAGACCTCATCGAACCGCAACCACTCGGCGTACGCAGCGCCGCAACTTTCGTCGCAGTATTCTGGAGTTGCTCGAACGCCGAGTCATGCTTGCAGCGGATATGGACTTTGGAGATGCGCCTGCACCCTATCCAACTTTGATAGCCCAGTCGGGTGCATCGCATTGGGCCGTCGGACCGAAGTTAGGAGCTCTGCGCGACGTGGAAGTTGACGGTCAACCCTCTTTGTCCGCTGATGGTGATTCCGTAGACGAAGATGGCGTGACGTTTGGCACCTACCGCGTTGGTCAGTTGGATGCGAGTGTCGTCGTCGACGTGCAAAACGCAGCGAGCGGCGCTATGCTGGACGCCTGGATTGACTTTAATGCTGACGGATCATTTGATGGCGCGCGCGAACGCATCGCCGATAGTACTTCGGTGATCAACGGAGAAAACTCAATCCTTTTTGACCTTCCGAGCGACGCCGTTAGCGGAGTTCCGCTCGTCGCGCGCTTTCGACTCAGCACCGCCGGAGGACTTGGACCAAGGGGTACGGCGGCGGATGGAGAAGTAGAAGATCACTTGATCGTGATTGCTTCGCCCCTCGGCACCGGATCGTTCATCCAAGGAGGGCAAAATCTTGGATTCTCGATTACAGCAGCTCTGGGTGATCTGGACAATGATGGCGATCTAGATGTGTTCGCCGTCGGCGATGACAGCATCGTATTGAATCAGGGCGGGGCACAAGGTGGCCAGCTAGGCGTTTTCGTTGCCAGTGGGCAATCCCTGACCGATGAAAACTCTACCAGCGTCGCGTTGAGCGACATTGACGGTGACGGCGATATCGACGCGATCGTAAGTAGTGTAGGAGCGAACGCCAATCGCATTTTGCTTAATCAAGGAGGCGCACAAGGAGGAAGTTTGGGGGCCTTCTCTGAAGCCGCCCACGATCTTGGCAATCAAAACGTCATTGATATCAAACTGGGCGACTTCGATGGCGACGGTGACTTGGACGCATTTCTGGTTCGTGAGTTTGAACCAGATCGAGTTTGGGTCAACCAAGGCGGAGGCCAGGCTGGAGTTGAGGGCACATTCATAGACAGCGGCCAGTCCTTGGGAGGCGGTTCCGTTAAAGTTGCACTTGGCGACCTGGACGGCGACGGCGATTTAGATGCATTCGTCGTCAACAAGGAGTACTACTACAGTCGCAATAAGATTTGGTTGAATCAAGGCGGCCTACAGGGTGGTCCTGCAGGAGTTTTTGCGGAAAGCGGTCAAGTTCTGGCGGATGCGTACAGTCGTGATGTTGAGTTAGGAGACGTCGACGGCGATGGCGACCTCGATGCAATGATCGCCAATGGTGATGGGGCATCGCGACTCGTCTTGAATCAAGGTGGCATCCAGGGCGGAAGCGAGGGAGTCTTTGTGGACAGCGGGCAATTGTTTACGGCCAGCGTCCAATCTGCTGAGATGGGGGACATTGACGGCGATGACGATCTCGATCTTATTCTTACCGGTAGGAATCTACCGGGATCGACACATGTCTGGATTAACGCTGGCGGTGCGCAAGGAGGAAGTCTCGGATCCTTTACCGAAGTATTCCATGGTCTGACTGATAGCCATTCGTGGGATGTCGCTGTTGGAAACCTGAATGGCATCGACGGACTGGATGTTCTTTTCGCAGCCGCCCAAAGCACTATATGGTTCAACGCGCCGCCATCGAATCTTCCGCCAATAGCAAACGCGGATAGCGCTTCGGTTGCCGAAGATGATGTGGTGGTGATTGACGTGTTGGCGAATGATTCACCCGGCGCAGGCGAATCGGCGCAAACGTTGCGGATCCTTCAAGCCAATGCGAACAATGGCACGGTGTCGATTAATGCCAACGGCACGCTCAACTATGCGCCCAATGCAGATTACTTTGGCGCCGACCAAATCGATTATGTGATCGAAGATGACAATCTCGATGGAAATCTTCCAAACCCGCTAACGGCAAACGGCGCTGTATTCATCACCATTACGGAAGTCAACGACCCGCCGGTAGCGAATACGGTTTCACTCGGCCTGACGAGCAGACAGGCATTGTTCTTTGTCCTGGGGAATGACTTGGCTGGACCCTCCAATGAGAGCCAGCAAACATTGGCATTGGTCAGCGCATCTGCAAACTTTGGTTCAGTGACCATCAATTCCAATGGAGCGCTAACGTACACCGCCAATGAGAGCTTCGTCGATCAAGATACAATTACTTATACAATTGCCGATAATGGAACGACCTCTGGAGTTGCTGATCCGAGAACGACGTTGGGGACCATTGACGTCACCGTTGCTGTTCCGCCGGTTGCTGCTGAATTAGTTGGTACAGACCTGCTAGCGCAGCTTTCCCCTTTCTCCGGTGGCGTTACTGTTCGCCAGATCGATGGAATCATCTCATTCGATGGACTGGAAACCGGCTTTGACGCCAATCTCGTAAGTGACATTACCATAACTGGCTCCAGCTACCACGACGACATACGCATCATCGATGCCGACTCGGTTCACGAGCCGTTTCAGGCTTGGTTTCACATCTATGGAGAGAATGGCGACGACACCATAACTTTGCCCACCACTCAGTTCGCTGGAGCGGCAGTTCCCGAGGGTAGAAATGAAATCTGGGACCTCCACGGATCGAGTCATATTTTTGGCTCGAACGTCGCTGACTTCATCGACGTCAGCGGTCCGTTTTCCCAGAGTAGTCTGATTTTCGGCAACGCAGGCGATGACGAAATCATCGGAGGGCGTCGTCGCGATGAGATCTATGGTGGATCGGGGAATGACAACATCACAGGCGGACCCGCTTCTTCGATCTTGATCAATTCTGGCGATGTAATTGATGGCGGTGAAGGTAATGATCAAATCCACGGTGGTGGTGGACCTGGGGACGTCCTTCGCGGTGGAGCCGGAGACGATACGCTACGCGTTGATTTCCATCAGAACACCAATGGGTCTGATTTTCTGTCAGCTAGCGTTTACGGTGATGATGGTAACGATGTATTGATTGCGGCGGACTATGGCGTGAACCTGCTCTACGGAGGAAACGGTAACGATCACTTATACGCCGGGGTCGACGGACTGCAATCGCTCTTAGGAGAAGACGGAGACGACGTACTCCATGGCAATATCGGCATTGATGGATTGCATGGAGGAGATGGAAACGATGAACTGCACGGAGGGGCTGGTGATGACTACTTGTCCGGCGGTGCTGGGAATGACAGCTTGTTCGGTCAATCAGGCAATGATCGCGTTTTCGGTGACGGTGGAGCGGATATCTTGCATGGCGACGATGGAAATGACGAATTGGATGGCGGCGATGACGATGATGTGATCTACGGCGGTTTAGGGCTCGATTTCATCCAAGGTGGCAGCGGTAACGACCAACTGTTCGGCACCCTGTTTGATCCATTGCTTAATCCTGAAGACGATTTAAGCGACGACGACAATCGCATCGAAGGAGGAGCGGGTGATGACACCATCGTCGGCGGCGCTGGCAACGATGTGCTGCTGGGAGGCGATGGCACCGATACTATTGTTGGGGGCAAGGGCGAGGATGCTATATACGGCCAGGATGGCGACGATGCACTTTACGGTGGCGATGGCAACGATTGGTTAGTCGGCGGACCGGGGGCCGATTCCATCGAGGCGGGTGCTGGCGACGATACGTTTGCATTCTACGAATCTGGACAAACGGGCGATCTCTTAGCTGGAGACGATGGCTTTGACACCGTTCTCAATACAGCACGCTTTTCCGGAAACTTGCAATTGGCTGAATTTCATAGCTTCGAGTGGGGAATAGAAGCAGTTGATGCCGCCGGGCAGAGAATCGTTGGCACGGACGAGGCAAACGTACTGGACTTTTCCGAGGTCGCGCTAGTGAACGTCCTAGGTGTTTATGGTGCTGGCGGGGACGACGTTATTTCCGCCTCCGCTGTTACACCCGGCATTTCCTATTATGGTGAGGCGGGCGCGGATGTCCTGAACGGCACTGACAACGACGACCACTTCAATGGAGGAGACGGCGACGATTCGTTGTTCGGGCGTGCTGGCAACGATCTGATCGACGCAGGCTACGGCGATGATTACGTCGATGCCGGCAGCGGCGACGACGAGGTTTTCGGCGATCTCGGTGATGACACTATCAGGGGTGGTTTAGGCAACGATGTTATCGATGGAGGCGAAGGCAACGACAACATCAACGGGAATTCGGGCAACGATATCGTTGATGGGAGTTCAGGCGATGACCTGCTGGATGGCGGTGATGGCAACGACATCGTCAGCGGTGGATTGGGCGCTGATCTCGTTGCCGGTGGTTTGGGAGACGACCTGCTGTATGGTTCGGTCGAGGGAGGAACGAAATGGGACGACGACACGCTTGTCGGAGGAAATGGCAATGACATTTTGCGTGGTGGCCCCAATTCCGTTTTGTTCGGTGATGAAGGCGACGACGACGTCACTGGTTTCATCTGGCGCAGTAACTTCAGTGGAGCCGTGTATGGTGCCTCGACGATTAGCGGAGGGCTGGGAAACGACACGTTGCGCAATGGTTATTTGCTGGAAAGCGGAGACGTTAACTTCACGCTGACCGACAACTCACTGAGTGGCCTCGGAACCGACACGCTTTCCGAGATTCTAGCCGCTCAGCTCACCGGAGGTCCAAGCCCAAATAGTTTTGATGTAAGTGGTTTCTCTGGCAGAGCAACGGTATATGGCGAAGGTGGCAATGACCTCTTTGTCGTTGACCTGACATTTGCAACCAAGACTCCGTACGTTCACGGCGGCGGTGGTTCGGACAAGATTCAAGTAACAGGCCAAAGTATTAACCTGAGCGATAGCAAGCTTAACGGCGCCGCGTTGTCATCTATTGAATCGGCAAAGATGCTGGGCACCGAATCGGGTGATTCTCTGTTCGCATATTTCTTTAGCGGAACCACAGAAATTTGGGGGCTGGGAGGCGACGATCACCTGACTCCCGGGTTGGGCAACGCGATCATCCATGCGGGCAATGGCGATGATTTTGTTCAAGGAGGAAAAGGGACTAGCGATGTCGTTGTCTACGGCGGCGAGGGTGATGATACTCTATTTGGTAACCCAGGTAACGACCAACTCTACGGAGAGGGAGGACAGGACTATCTTTTCGGCTCGTTTGGAGACGATCGGCTTTGGGGCGGTGATGGCAACGATTACATATACGGTGAACAAGGCAACGACACGGTTTACGGCGGGCCGGGTGATGACTCCCTGCATGGAAACGAAGGCAATGACACGCTGCGTGGCGAGGACGGGAACGATGAGATCTGGAGTGGAGCAGGCAACGACACCGTTTACGGCGGAAATGGGCATGATCAAATAAGAGGTGAGGGTGGCGGCGACACGATCTATGGCGATGCGGGCAACGATTTACTTTACGGCAATGACGGCGGTGATGCCATTTACGGCGGACCGGGCAACGATGAACTTCAAGGTGGGAATCACGATGACATTCTCTACGGCGATGCGGGCAACGACTTACTGATTGGCGATGATGGCAATGATGTCATTCGCGGCGGATCGGGCGACGATCAGCTTCAAGGTGGGAATCACGATGACGTGCTATACGGAAACGCGGGTGATGACACACTTTTTGGCGAGGACGGTATTGACCAGTTGTTTGGCGGCTCCGGTAGTGACCTGCTGTTGGGTGGATCTGGAAACGATGTTCTGGATGGCGCTGAAGGTCCCGCTACTCGCGGCGGATTTTCGCTAACGGGCGGACCGGATATCGACGAACTGCAGGGAGGCCCCGGCGACGATCTTCTGCTCGGGAGCGCCAGCCGTGATCTACTCTTTGGGCAAGATGGGAACGATAAGCTCGAGGGCTGGAGTGGGAACGATCAACTCATTGGCGGGTTCGGGAATGACGTGCTGCAGGGCGATTGGGGTAATGACATTTTGCTCGGGGGATTTGGAAATGATTTTCTTGACGGTTCGACTGGGTTCGATTCCATGTACGGGAACCAAGGTTTCGACCAAATAATCTCCGAAGGAATTGGGGACATCATCGACTTTGGTCCGGATGATCTCCCGAAGGCGGATCTAACGAATGCAAGCGTAAGAAACGAGCTGATCGAATATTTGGACAACTATTCAGGGAATAGCGGTTCCGTCGATCTGGGAACGCTGGTCTACGACAAAACAAACAGTTTGGTCAGCGGCAGCTATACCGTGCACTATAAACACAAGTGGTCGTCAGGGATCACCGTACTATCGGGATCCTACTCCGGTCGCTTTGATTATCGTTGGTCTGACAACACGATGGTGTTTGCCGACGTCAATATTAAAATTGCCGGGCAACTCGTCGGCAAGCTCTCCGTTGACACCATAATCGATATTCTGATTAACCTCGGAACCGACATTGCATTCTTGAATACTCAGCTTGATGTGTTTGCAGCAGACGCCATCGACTGGGGTATTGCCGGCCAAAATTTTCTTTGGAATTCTTTGACCAAAAATAACTACCCTGAAAAGCAAACTCAATTTCTGCGAAACAACCCCAGTTACTCGGCCAACGACGTCTACTTTGCGTCGGAGAGCCTTGTCAACTGGATGGGCCCAGAAACGATTGCCAAGTATGCTGCGGCCTTTGCTACGACGGGCGGCGTAGGTGCGAGTTACATTGGACTGGAGATCAAGCAATACGCCGTTAACGAAGCCAAGTCCATGGGCATTTGGCTGGTAAGTAAGGGATGGGCGGGTGGCGCGCTACTCATCCAAAGCCTTTCCGAATACGTTGAGCACGCGATCAGTATCACATTGGGTAACGGTGGGACTCCCATCGACAATCCATTTTTCAAGGGAGATTCGTTTGCTGTCTCATACAACTATCTACTTGGGGGCGGGTCAACCCACAAGGCATTCGGATTCGTCTTCAGCAATTCAGTACCCAGCGTGGATGGGGGCGGAAAGGCCAATAACGGTTATCTAGTCGGCAGCACCGCCTACTTCGACAGCAACCTGAATGGAGTACTCGACCCCAACGAGCCTTGGACCCTAACCGATTCCAAGGGAGACTTCGAAATAAAAGTCCCGGCTGTCTTCGATAGTAATGCCAACAATTTGTTGGATGACGATGAAGGACAATGGGTCGTCTTCGGGGGTACTGATTCATCGACGGGATTACCTGCGGTCAGTCAGCTCAGTGCACCTGCAAGCTGGAGTGTCGTATCGCCCTTGACGACCCTGGTCTCCTTGCTTAGGACCAACTACGGAATGTCATCCAGTGATGCCACGGGCCGCGTACGGCAAGCATTGGGGCTGGCCGAAGTAGATCTAAGCACCTTGGATCCAATTGCAGGAACGATTGCTGGCCAGCCGGATGCGCCTGAAGTGTTTGCAGCTCATGCGCGGGTTCAAGATACGATTGCGCAATCCGTCGCTGTTCTCGAACGTGTGGCAGGTTCTTATGGTAGCCCGCAAATGGCTCAAGAACTGCTGGCTACCCTGGCGAGTCGAATTGCTGTTTCAGGATCGATGCTCGATTTAGGTGACGTGGCACTTCTTGAGTCCATTCTTCAGGAAGTTGAAACCAACCGCGGGGTTGCCATTCCGGACGAAATGCGTACTGGTACCGCGGCGGTGATCGCGGCTGGAAATCAGTTGATTGATGCGATTCCCGTCGTGGGCGACATTAGCTACCTGACGCAAGTCGCAAAAGTGAAAACGTTGTCGCAAGGCGTTGCATCCGAGGAGCTGAAACAAGCGGCCCTTGGACAACAAGATGTAGCAGCTGTTGTTGCCAATTTGAGCGGAGAGTCCCTTGCGGCTCAAGTCGAAGCGATTGGTCCCGTGCTATCGCTCGTCGCTCCCTCCTTCGTTCTTTTTGAAGCCACATCTGCAGTTGGCGCTGCAGTCAGCTTTACCGCTACAGCGACCAACCTGGCTGGACAGTCGGTACCGGTCAATTGCGCGCCCAATTCAGGCGCTGTTTTCCCATTGGGTTCGACGACGGTAACCTGCTCAACAACTGAAGGCGGAGTCGACGGCTTGGCAAGTTTCGAGGTCATGGTTCAAGACACCACGGCACCTGAGATCACCATTCTATCGAGCGTGTACGTTGAAACTAGTGACACCACTGGGACTTTCGTCGATTTCGATGTTCCTTCGGCCGTTGATTTGGTGACTCCCAATATCACTGTAGAATGCGATGCTTCGCCAGGCCTATTCCCCGTCGGAACTACGCTTGTGACTTGCACGGCCGTCGATGCAGCTGGCAACGTGAGCAGCGAAAGCTTTACGATTACCGTCGTGGCCATCAATCACCCGCCGCTTGCTTCAGACATCTCCCACATCACACATGAAGACTTCGGTACTATCAGCCTGGATCTATTGGCGGCTAGCGGCGCGATGGACACGGATGCGATGGATACCCTGTCTCTCAACGGTCTTTGGCAAGTATCGGGCAGGGCAATCGAATTCATTCAGCTGGGCGATAGTTTGCTGTTTGATACCAATCAGTTTAACGATCTGGCTGCTGGAGAAACGCAGACACTGTTGTTCAGCTTCACGATCAGCGACGATAGTGGCAAAGAGAATGCGACGGCCACGGCTTCTGCGACGGTAACCATTGAGGGACGGAATGATGTTCCTGACGTGGTAGTGGTTGCCAATGCGGTGACGGTCGATGAGGGTCAGATCGCATTGAATAGCGGCAACTGGAGCGATGCCGATACCAGCGACATCGTCACGTTTACTGCTTCGGTGGGAACGGTGGCCAAGGACGCAGGTGGTGGCTGGAGCTGGATCCACAACGCCAGCGATGGACCAGAACAGTCACAAACGGTGACGGTCAGTGCGTCGGATGGCAATGGAGTTGTAACTGATACGACTTTTGAATTGACGGTCAAGAACGTTGCGCCAGCTGTAGGGACGATCATGATACAAGCGGACCCCGTCGCCGCGACGACTCTGATCGACGTTAGCGCCTCCTTCTCGGATCCAGGCTCAGCGGACACGCATACAGCATTCTGGGATTGGGGCGACGGCAGTACTTCAGTCGGTAGCGTTAGCATGACTGCGGGTTCTGGGTTGGTTAGCGGCAGCCATGCGTACGCATCTGCTGGTGTGTACACGGTCCAATTGACGGTAACGGACAACGACATGGGTTCTGCTCACTCGATATACCAGTATGTCGTAATTTACGACCCTTCCGCAGGCTTTGTGACCGGCGGAGGTTGGATCCAATCGCCAGCTGGAGCCTTTGCGGCCGATCCGACCCTGACGGGCAAGGCGAGTTTTGGATTCAATTCTAAGTACAAGAAGGGCGCTTCAGTTCCGGTTGGAAATACAGAATTTCAGTTCAAGATCGCCGACTTCAAATTCAAAAGCACAAGCTACGAGTGGTTGGTGGTATCCGGCGCCAAGGCCCGCTTCCGTGGCGTGGGTTCAGTCAATGGAGTTGGCGACTATGCCTTCGAGTTGACGGCTTGGGACGGTCAAGCCAACGGGGGCGACGGAACTGACCGGTTCCGGATCAAAATCTGGAATAGCAATCAAGGCAACGGAGTCATCTACGACAACCTGCTGGGCGCTTCCGATGACGATAATCCCACCGCCCTCGGCGGCGGAAGCATCGTGATCCACAAGGAATCCAAGGCTCTGATGGCAGAGGCTAAGGCGGCGACGAAAAAGCCCCAATCAGTTCTGACGCAAGCGATGCTAAGCCAAGCAGTGGACCAGGTAAGCAAGGCTTGGCGAGACGCCGGAGTTGACGCACACACCTCTGTCGAACTGCAACGAATCCACATCGAAGTTGCTGATCTTCCCGACGCGACGCTGGGTATCTCTTCGGACACGGACTATGTTTGGATCGATCGTGACGCTGCAGGCTACGGCTGGCGGCTAGACACCATGGGCGGGTGGGATTCATCTGTCAGCGACGGAATGGATTTGCTGTCGGTCGTCGCCCACGAAATGGGACATAAGGTTGGTTTGGATCACAGTGATGATGAACGCGACGTCATGGCAGCGACGCTGGCAGCCGGCGTACGTCGATTGGCTCTCCCTGAAGAACACGTAGAAGCCTTTTACCTCGAATTGGCCAGTCCGCAGAGTCTCTCCGCAAGTGTCTCGCGCTCAAGTCTCCAGCACGATGTGCGCCTACGACAGAAAGAATCAAAAGAGTTCCAGGCCCATGACCAATTGTTCGCGACGCTCATCGCATCCTCACGGAAACCCGATTTGCGGGCTCCGGCCGTCAGGCTTGGTTCTGTGTTCCACAATTGGAACGAATTCGACTCAGGCGACGAAGGATTACTCCCACAGGATCTCATAGAAGAGATCGCAATGGTTTGCCTGAACTGGCGGTAA